Within Streptomyces sp. NBC_00704, the genomic segment TCCTGCGCCGCCGTCCAGCGGGCTTCGAAGCGCTCGCGCTCGGCGGGCTCCAGCGGCCGCTCGCGCAGTCCGCCGTGCCGTTCGACGAGAGCGCCGAGTTCACGCTCAGCGGCCTTGACGTCTCCGTCGTGGCGGGCCACGGCCCGGTCGTACTCGGGTCCGAATCGGCGCTTCAGACCGTGTCCGCCGTGCGAGCCGCGGGCCCTCACGACCAGGACGGCCGCGACGGCGACGAGGGCCGCCACGACCACGATCAGAGCGATGATCACTCCTGTGGACATGCCTTGCCTTCCGGTGTGTCGGCCCCACGGGCCGGTTCTTCCATCGGGTTGCCGCAACCCGATGGCGTAAACGGCGGGCACGGCCGCCCGCCGGTCCGGCCGTCACGCCGGACGACCCAGCCGGGCCAGGTGCTTCGGGCGGTCCGGGCCAGGTGATTCGGGAGGTTCCGGCGGTCCGGTCGGCCGTGGATATCGGGTTGCCGGGCGGGCGGGCCGTCGTCGCAGAATGAGCGGATGACCTGGACCGTCGCCCCGGAACCGTTCGACTCCCCCGTCGCCGCAGCGCTGTGGCGGGACTACTACACCGAGGTCAGCGACCGCTGGTATCTGCTCCACGAGGGCCGCCGCACCGATCCGGCCGAGCTGGAGCGGGAGATCGCCGCCCAGAGCTGGGACGAACTCACGCCTCCGCGGGGGCAGTTGGTCGTGGGACGGTATGACGGCGAGCCGGGCGGCTGTGCCGGGGTGCGGCTGCTGCCGGACGGAACCGCCGAGCTGAAGCGGGTGTTCGTGCGGGAGGGGCTGCGCGGCAAGGGCGGCGCGGCGCTGCTCGTCCGGGCCGCCGAGGACGCCGCTCGCGCGTTCGGCGCCACGCGGATGGTGCTGGACACGCGCGGCGACCTGGTCGAGGCCCGTGCCCTGTACGCCCGGCTCGGTTACGAGGAGACCGACGCGCACAACGACGAGCCGTACGCCGACCACTGGTTCGCCCGGCGGCTCACCTGAATCGGGGGGCGTCACCTGACCCGGGGCGTCATCCGACCCGCGGCGTCACCTGACCCGGGGCGCCGGCCGTGCGTCGTGCGGCTGTTCCCGGTCCGAGCCGCACAGCTCGCCGTTGAGTTCCTTGACCAGCTGGACGAGGTCGGTGGGCCGGTCCGGGCCCCACCAGTCGCCGAGCAGTTCGGCCAGCGACTCCTCGCGGACCTCGCCGAGCCGTTCGGCGACCTCGCGGCCCTCGGCGGTCAGGATCATGCCGAGGCCGTCGCGCACGGCGAGGCGGCGCTCCTCGATCTGCCGGGCAGCCTCCATGATCACCCGCAGCGGGACGGTGCTGCGCTCGGCCAGCATCGACGGCTCCACGCTGCCGTACCGCTTGATGCGCAGCAGCAGCCAGCTCGCGGCCGGGAGGAGGTCGTAACCGGCCCGCGCGGTGATCTTCCGGTAGACCTCGCGGCGGCCCTCGTGGGTGCCGAGGGCGGACAGCGCCCGGCACACCTCGTCGTACGAGGAGCGTTCGACGGGGTTGCTGGCGAGGGTCTCGGTCACGTCGGGCGCGGTGACCGAGCCGCGCAGCGGGTCCTCCCGCAGGAACCAGGCCAGGACGAAGCCCAGGAACGCGACCGGGGCCGCGTACAGGAAGACGTCGGTGATGGACGCGGCGTACGCGTGCAGGACGCGCGGGCGCAGGTCGGACGGCAGGGCGGCGATGCCCCGCGGGTCGGATTCCAGCGTGCCCGCCGAGACGCCGGGCGGGAGCCGGACGCCGCGGAAGGCGTCCGCGAGCTTGTCGGCGAGGCGGCTCGCGAAGACGGTGCCGAAGATGGCGACGCCGAAGGAGGCCCCGATGGAGCGGAAGAACGTCGCGCCGGAGGTGGCGACGCCGAGGTCCTCGTAGGCGACGGCGTTCTGCACGATCAGCACCAGCACCTGCATGACCAGGCCGAGGCCGAGGCCGAACACGAAGAAGCAGAGGCTCATCTCGGCGGTGGAGCTGTGCTCGTCGAGCCGGTGCAGCAGGAGCAGGCCGACGGTGGTGACCGCGGTGCCCGCGACCGGGAACACCTTCCAGCGGCCGGTGCGGCTGACGATCTGCCCGGAGCCCGTGGACGACAGCAGCATGCCCGCCACCATGGGCAGCATGTGCACGCCGGACATGGTCGGCGAGACGCCCTGCACGACTTGCAGGAACGTCGGCAGGTAGGTCATCGCGCCGAACATCGCGAAGCCGACGATGAAGCTGATGACGGCGGAGAGCGTGAAGGTGCGGATGCCGAACAGCTTGAGCGGGAGGACGGGTTCGGCCGCCCGCCGTTCGACGGCGACGAACGCCACGGCCAGCAACACGCCGAGGACCGCCAGCCCGATGATCTGCGGCGAGGACCAGTCCCAGGTGGTGCCGCCGAGGGAGGCCACCAGCACGAGGCAGGTGGCGACGGAGGCGATGAGGAAGGTGCCGAGATAGTCGATGACGTGCCGGGTCGACTTGCGCGGGGTGTGGAGCACCGCCGCGATCACGACGAGCGCGACGACGCCGACGGGCAGGTTGACGTAGAAGACCCAGCGCCAGCTGAGGTGTTCGGTGAACAGGCCGCCGAGCAGCGGGCCCAGGACGCTGGTCGCGCCGAACACCGCGCCGAACAGGCCCTGGTAGCGGCCGCGGTCGCGCGGCGGGACGATGTCGCCGACGATCGCCATCGACAGCACCATCAGGCCGCCGCCGCCCAGTCCCTGGACGGCCCGGAAGGCGATCAGCTCGGGCATGTTCTGCGCCATTCCGCACAGCGCCGATCCGATGAGGAAGATGACGATCGCGATCTGGAACAGCCTCTTGCGCCCGTACTGGTCACCCAGTTTGCCCCACAGCGGCGTCGCGGCCGTCGACGCCAGCATGTACGCGGTGACCACCCACGACAGGTGCTCCATACCACCGAGGTCGCTGACGATCGTCGGCAGGGCGGTCGACACGATCGTCTGGTCGAGGGCGGCGAGGAGCATGCCCAGCAGCAGGGCGCCGATCGAGACGAGGACGTTTCCGGACACGTGTTCCTGACGTGGATCCGCCGTCCTGCTGTGCGCGTCCAAGGCCATGGATGCCTCCTGGGGCTCTGGTGACCCTCTCCATCGTGATCGGTGTGACCCGTTATGGCCTCTTGTAGTCCTCCTGGATTCTGACGGATTCCGACATTCCGGGGGCCACGGGCGATCGCTTGTGGAGAGGATCTGCATAATCTCTGAAGTTTGAACGGGGAGGAACGAACACGTGAGCGATCCGACGGGACAGCAGGGGCGAGCGGGGCGGCAGGGACTGCCGTGCCCGGAGTGCGGAGCGCTCCGGGCGGCCGACAACACCCCGTCCTGCGCCTGTGCCCGGCGCGCCTCCGAGGCCCTGCGCGACACGCGCACGGCGGAGGCGGCAGCGGCGGAGGACTTCGATCCGCTGCGGATACGGCCGTACGTGGAACTGGACGACTCGGACTCACCCCCCGGACCGGGCACGGCCGCGAGTACGGGCACGGGGACAGGAACGGGCGCGGGAACAGGTACGGGCGCGGGCACGGATGCGTCGACCGGCGCGGGAACGGATGCGTCGACCGGCGCGGGAACGGGTGCGGCTTCCGGCGCGGGAACGGGTGCGGCTTCCGGCGCGGGTACGGGCGCGGGTACGGGTGCGGCTTCCGGCGCGGGAACGGGTGCGGCTTCCGGCGCGGGTACGGGCGCGGGTACGGGTGCGGCTTCCGGCGCGGGTACGGGCGCGGCTTCCGGCGCCGACGTCACCATGCCGCTGCGGGCGGTTCCCGCCGACGCGACCGTGCGGCTGCCCGCCGTCGCCCACGGCGGTTCCGGGTTCGACGCGACGACGGCGCTGCCCGCACCGCTGAACGCGCCGGGCGATG encodes:
- a CDS encoding GNAT family N-acetyltransferase; the encoded protein is MTWTVAPEPFDSPVAAALWRDYYTEVSDRWYLLHEGRRTDPAELEREIAAQSWDELTPPRGQLVVGRYDGEPGGCAGVRLLPDGTAELKRVFVREGLRGKGGAALLVRAAEDAARAFGATRMVLDTRGDLVEARALYARLGYEETDAHNDEPYADHWFARRLT
- a CDS encoding MDR family MFS transporter translates to MALDAHSRTADPRQEHVSGNVLVSIGALLLGMLLAALDQTIVSTALPTIVSDLGGMEHLSWVVTAYMLASTAATPLWGKLGDQYGRKRLFQIAIVIFLIGSALCGMAQNMPELIAFRAVQGLGGGGLMVLSMAIVGDIVPPRDRGRYQGLFGAVFGATSVLGPLLGGLFTEHLSWRWVFYVNLPVGVVALVVIAAVLHTPRKSTRHVIDYLGTFLIASVATCLVLVASLGGTTWDWSSPQIIGLAVLGVLLAVAFVAVERRAAEPVLPLKLFGIRTFTLSAVISFIVGFAMFGAMTYLPTFLQVVQGVSPTMSGVHMLPMVAGMLLSSTGSGQIVSRTGRWKVFPVAGTAVTTVGLLLLHRLDEHSSTAEMSLCFFVFGLGLGLVMQVLVLIVQNAVAYEDLGVATSGATFFRSIGASFGVAIFGTVFASRLADKLADAFRGVRLPPGVSAGTLESDPRGIAALPSDLRPRVLHAYAASITDVFLYAAPVAFLGFVLAWFLREDPLRGSVTAPDVTETLASNPVERSSYDEVCRALSALGTHEGRREVYRKITARAGYDLLPAASWLLLRIKRYGSVEPSMLAERSTVPLRVIMEAARQIEERRLAVRDGLGMILTAEGREVAERLGEVREESLAELLGDWWGPDRPTDLVQLVKELNGELCGSDREQPHDARPAPRVR